In the Urocitellus parryii isolate mUroPar1 chromosome 10, mUroPar1.hap1, whole genome shotgun sequence genome, one interval contains:
- the Tnip2 gene encoding TNFAIP3-interacting protein 2 isoform X3, which translates to MQQLMSQPQQAREKELVLLRRSVLEKEQARAASHVLCRSLADETHQLRRMLAATAHMCQHLAKCLDERHAQGDVGEKCLKEPEHTDGDQAAVEKLQEENRLLKQKVTHVEDLNAKWQRYDASRDEYVRELHVQLRGLQAHQESELMRKEISRLNRQLEEKINYCAEVKKELAAARMARDSALERVQMLEQQLLAYKDDFASERADRERAQSRIQELEEKVTSLLYKASQRQDTQEEGPCRIHTRSRTAKYLETDVLELGAPGGWRPGPGSPQLESPAEDVCPSTAHRGRGDLQCPRCLGYFSDTQGEKFLRHVSECCQ; encoded by the exons atgCAGCAGCTgatgagccagcctcagcaagcccGGGAGAAGGAGCTTGTCCTGTTGCGGAGGAGTGTGCTGGAGAAGGAACAGGCCCGGGCCGCCAGCCATGTGCTGTGCCGCTCCTTGGCCGACGAGACCCACCAGTTACGCAGGATGCTGGCTGCCACTGCACACATGTGCCAGCATCTGGCCAAGTGTCTGGATGAACGACATGCACAGGGGGACGTGGGGGAGAAGTGCCTGAAGGAG CCAGAGCATACAGATGGGGATCAGGCTGCTGTTGAGAAGTTACAGGAAGAAAATCGACTGTTGAAACAGAAGGTGACTCAT GTGGAAGACCTCAATGCCAAGTGGCAGCGCTATGATGCCAGCCGGGACGAGTATGTGAGGGAACTCCACGTGCAGCTGAGGGGGCTGCAGGCCCACCAGGAATCTGAACTGATGAGGAAGGAGATCTCCCGGCTCAACAGGCAGTTGGAGGAGAAGATAAATTACTGTGCAGAAGTGAAGAAGGAGCTGGCAGCTGCCAGGATGGCCCGGGACTCCGCACTGGAGCGAGTGCAGATGCTGGAGCAGCAG CTTCTTGCTTACAAGGATGACTTCGCGTCAGAAAGGGCAGATCGGGAACGGGCTCAAAGCAGGATTCAGGAGCTGGAGGAGAAGGTCACTTCCTTGCTGTACAAAGCTTCCCAGAGACAG GACACCCAGGAGGAAGGCCCCTGCCGGATTCATACTAGGAGCAGAACTGCCAAGTACTTAGAGACCGATGTGTTGGAGCTTGGGGCACCTGGTGGCTGgaggcctgggcctgggtcccCACAGCTGGAGTCTCCTGCAGAGGACGTGTGCCCCAGCACAGCTCACAGAGGACGGGGTGACCTTCAGTGCCCCCGCTGCCTGGGCTACTTCAGTGACACGCAGGGTGAAAAATTCCTCAGGCATGTGTCTGAGTGCTGTCAGTGA
- the Tnip2 gene encoding TNFAIP3-interacting protein 2 isoform X2: protein MSRDAGFPLAAAPLSGLYLEAGQQLRRLQDQLAARDALIARLRARLDALEGHAAPSLVDALLEQVARFREQLRRQEGGAPEAQLRQEVERLTEKLEEKEKEMQQLMSQPQQAREKELVLLRRSVLEKEQARAASHVLCRSLADETHQLRRMLAATAHMCQHLAKCLDERHAQGDVGEKCLKEPEHTDGDQAAVEKLQEENRLLKQKVTHLLAYKDDFASERADRERAQSRIQELEEKVTSLLYKASQRQDTQEEGPCRIHTRSRTAKYLETDVLELGAPGGWRPGPGSPQLESPAEDVCPSTAHRGRGDLQCPRCLGYFSDTQGEKFLRHVSECCQ from the exons ATGTCCCGGGACGCCGGGTTCCCGCTCGCGGCCGCGCCGCTCAGCGGCCTGTACCTGGAGGCGGGTCAGCAGCTGCGGCGCCTGCAGGACCAGCTGGCCGCCCGGGACGCCCTCATCGCGCGCCTCCGTGCTCGCCTGGACGCGCTCGAGGGGCACGCGGCGCCGTCGCTCGTGGACGCGCTGCTGGAGCAGGTGGCGCGCTTCCGGGAGCAGCTGCGGCGGCAGGAGGGCGGCGCCCCCGAGGCCCAGCTGCGCCAG GAAGTTGAGAGACTTACTgagaaactagaagaaaaagagaaggagatgCAGCAGCTgatgagccagcctcagcaagcccGGGAGAAGGAGCTTGTCCTGTTGCGGAGGAGTGTGCTGGAGAAGGAACAGGCCCGGGCCGCCAGCCATGTGCTGTGCCGCTCCTTGGCCGACGAGACCCACCAGTTACGCAGGATGCTGGCTGCCACTGCACACATGTGCCAGCATCTGGCCAAGTGTCTGGATGAACGACATGCACAGGGGGACGTGGGGGAGAAGTGCCTGAAGGAG CCAGAGCATACAGATGGGGATCAGGCTGCTGTTGAGAAGTTACAGGAAGAAAATCGACTGTTGAAACAGAAGGTGACTCAT CTTCTTGCTTACAAGGATGACTTCGCGTCAGAAAGGGCAGATCGGGAACGGGCTCAAAGCAGGATTCAGGAGCTGGAGGAGAAGGTCACTTCCTTGCTGTACAAAGCTTCCCAGAGACAG GACACCCAGGAGGAAGGCCCCTGCCGGATTCATACTAGGAGCAGAACTGCCAAGTACTTAGAGACCGATGTGTTGGAGCTTGGGGCACCTGGTGGCTGgaggcctgggcctgggtcccCACAGCTGGAGTCTCCTGCAGAGGACGTGTGCCCCAGCACAGCTCACAGAGGACGGGGTGACCTTCAGTGCCCCCGCTGCCTGGGCTACTTCAGTGACACGCAGGGTGAAAAATTCCTCAGGCATGTGTCTGAGTGCTGTCAGTGA
- the Tnip2 gene encoding TNFAIP3-interacting protein 2 isoform X1, translating to MSRDAGFPLAAAPLSGLYLEAGQQLRRLQDQLAARDALIARLRARLDALEGHAAPSLVDALLEQVARFREQLRRQEGGAPEAQLRQEVERLTEKLEEKEKEMQQLMSQPQQAREKELVLLRRSVLEKEQARAASHVLCRSLADETHQLRRMLAATAHMCQHLAKCLDERHAQGDVGEKCLKEPEHTDGDQAAVEKLQEENRLLKQKVTHVEDLNAKWQRYDASRDEYVRELHVQLRGLQAHQESELMRKEISRLNRQLEEKINYCAEVKKELAAARMARDSALERVQMLEQQLLAYKDDFASERADRERAQSRIQELEEKVTSLLYKASQRQDTQEEGPCRIHTRSRTAKYLETDVLELGAPGGWRPGPGSPQLESPAEDVCPSTAHRGRGDLQCPRCLGYFSDTQGEKFLRHVSECCQ from the exons ATGTCCCGGGACGCCGGGTTCCCGCTCGCGGCCGCGCCGCTCAGCGGCCTGTACCTGGAGGCGGGTCAGCAGCTGCGGCGCCTGCAGGACCAGCTGGCCGCCCGGGACGCCCTCATCGCGCGCCTCCGTGCTCGCCTGGACGCGCTCGAGGGGCACGCGGCGCCGTCGCTCGTGGACGCGCTGCTGGAGCAGGTGGCGCGCTTCCGGGAGCAGCTGCGGCGGCAGGAGGGCGGCGCCCCCGAGGCCCAGCTGCGCCAG GAAGTTGAGAGACTTACTgagaaactagaagaaaaagagaaggagatgCAGCAGCTgatgagccagcctcagcaagcccGGGAGAAGGAGCTTGTCCTGTTGCGGAGGAGTGTGCTGGAGAAGGAACAGGCCCGGGCCGCCAGCCATGTGCTGTGCCGCTCCTTGGCCGACGAGACCCACCAGTTACGCAGGATGCTGGCTGCCACTGCACACATGTGCCAGCATCTGGCCAAGTGTCTGGATGAACGACATGCACAGGGGGACGTGGGGGAGAAGTGCCTGAAGGAG CCAGAGCATACAGATGGGGATCAGGCTGCTGTTGAGAAGTTACAGGAAGAAAATCGACTGTTGAAACAGAAGGTGACTCAT GTGGAAGACCTCAATGCCAAGTGGCAGCGCTATGATGCCAGCCGGGACGAGTATGTGAGGGAACTCCACGTGCAGCTGAGGGGGCTGCAGGCCCACCAGGAATCTGAACTGATGAGGAAGGAGATCTCCCGGCTCAACAGGCAGTTGGAGGAGAAGATAAATTACTGTGCAGAAGTGAAGAAGGAGCTGGCAGCTGCCAGGATGGCCCGGGACTCCGCACTGGAGCGAGTGCAGATGCTGGAGCAGCAG CTTCTTGCTTACAAGGATGACTTCGCGTCAGAAAGGGCAGATCGGGAACGGGCTCAAAGCAGGATTCAGGAGCTGGAGGAGAAGGTCACTTCCTTGCTGTACAAAGCTTCCCAGAGACAG GACACCCAGGAGGAAGGCCCCTGCCGGATTCATACTAGGAGCAGAACTGCCAAGTACTTAGAGACCGATGTGTTGGAGCTTGGGGCACCTGGTGGCTGgaggcctgggcctgggtcccCACAGCTGGAGTCTCCTGCAGAGGACGTGTGCCCCAGCACAGCTCACAGAGGACGGGGTGACCTTCAGTGCCCCCGCTGCCTGGGCTACTTCAGTGACACGCAGGGTGAAAAATTCCTCAGGCATGTGTCTGAGTGCTGTCAGTGA